The Impatiens glandulifera chromosome 3, dImpGla2.1, whole genome shotgun sequence genome contains a region encoding:
- the LOC124930355 gene encoding GATA transcription factor 7-like, which produces MESMETLALKSSLLSELSMKPNQNNQKDDLPQVCVSNGDDFSVDAFLDLSNNDSQAELSEERSESVTCCQPAGITNNDGNNMFFDSLDSSFFPNEYKYQKDDFDNLEWLAKFVEDSDSEFTTGVLSCKPTAIKPTIIQKKPMLIQKKSYPVSCSNLSLPMIQKDLGKVKTRSKRGRSCGTTWSSSSSSSNQDLMELIPEAEQKKVCKLSEETENETVGLTQILRRCSHCQVQKTPQWRRGPFGPKTLCNACGVRFKSGRLFPEYRPACSPTFSGEIHSNSHRKVLELRKNTYDGLGTSSSPNASNFY; this is translated from the exons ATGGAATCAATGGAAACTTTAGCACTTAAGTCCAGTCTTCTCTCTGAATTATCCATGAAAccaaatcaaaataatcaaaaagacgATTTACCGCAAGTTTGTGTCTCGAATGGTGATGACTTCTCTGTTGATGCGTTCCTTGATCTTTCTAATAACGATTCTCAGGCCGAGTTATCGGAAGAACGATCGGAATCCGTAACATGTTGTCAACCAGCTGGAATAACAAACAATGACGGAAACAATATGTTTTTTGATTCATTGGATTCGTCTTTTTTTCCAAACGAATACAAATATCAG AAGGATGATTTTGATAACTTAGAGTGGTTAGCAAAATTTGTAGAGGATTCCGACTCAGAATTCACTACCGGAGTTCTAAGTTGTAAGCCAACAGCAATCAAACCGACAATAATTCAGAAGAAACCAATGCTAATTCAGAAGAAGAGTTATCCAGTTTCGTGTTCTAATTTATCATTGCCGATGATTCAGAAGGATCTAGGAAAGGTGAAGACTAGATCAAAGAGAGGAAGAAGTTGTGGAACAACATGgtcatcttcatcatcttcgTCAAACCAAGACTTGATGGAGTTGATACCTGAGGCGGAGCAGAAGAAGGTATGCAAACTTTCAGAAGAAACCGAAAATGAAACGGTTGGATTAACGCAGATACTGAGACGATGTTCGCATTGTCAAGTGCAGAAGACTCCGCAATGGAGAAGAGGTCCGTTTGGTCCGAAAACGCTGTGTAATGCATGTGGAGTTCGGTTCAAATCCGGTAGACTTTTTCCTGAATATAGACCAGCTTGTAGTCCGACGTTTTCCGGTGAGATTCATTCTAATAGTCATCGGAAGGTTTTGGAGTTGAGAAAGAATACCTATGATGGATTAGGTACGAGTTCATCTCCAAATGCTTCAAACTTTTATTAG